In the genome of Bradyrhizobium arachidis, one region contains:
- a CDS encoding ABC transporter substrate-binding protein, giving the protein MPTSRRQLLKSSAAAAAALSLDWTRAQAQAETLRIGLIYDLTGPFAAGGSVASSVGAQIAIDLVNEKGGVGGKYKIAPVAADSQSKPDVAINEAERLISQEKIDILNGVYASSHAVPLAAKVEQQKKILWITTAVSTAVFKDKNLQYVFRAQIHSDQYGQAFAAFLAEHAQGKLGMDPKDVKVALIHEDGPYGVGVAAADEAYAKQAGIQVVLREGYSASAPDLSVLVTKIKRAKADVISHAGYNPDITLFLRQARESGLRFKMLFGAGAGYSQLDKLRATFGADIDNFCNIDPVPAQLLDPAKLAPGMGDLTNAMVTRYKAKTGATDVPPHCSMGFNQTWVLLNNVLPVAKEKYGSFEPEAIRKAALDVDIPAGGTIQGYGVKFFPPGTPLSGQNERSTPVVMQNAGEHISVVWPTNIRTQDPVFPLPKGSTYGA; this is encoded by the coding sequence ATGCCGACTTCACGCAGACAGCTGCTGAAGAGCTCGGCGGCTGCCGCCGCCGCACTCAGCCTCGATTGGACGAGGGCCCAGGCGCAGGCCGAGACATTGCGCATCGGCCTGATCTACGACCTCACCGGCCCCTTCGCCGCCGGCGGTTCGGTCGCCTCCTCGGTCGGCGCGCAGATCGCGATCGATCTCGTCAACGAGAAGGGCGGCGTCGGCGGCAAGTACAAGATTGCTCCGGTCGCCGCGGACTCCCAGAGCAAGCCTGACGTTGCAATCAACGAGGCTGAACGCCTGATCAGCCAGGAGAAGATCGACATCCTCAACGGCGTCTATGCGAGCTCGCACGCGGTGCCACTCGCGGCCAAGGTCGAGCAGCAGAAGAAGATCCTCTGGATCACGACCGCGGTCTCGACCGCCGTGTTCAAGGACAAGAACCTGCAATACGTGTTTCGTGCGCAGATCCATTCGGATCAATACGGGCAGGCCTTCGCCGCCTTCCTCGCCGAACACGCGCAAGGCAAGCTCGGCATGGACCCAAAGGACGTCAAGGTCGCACTGATCCACGAAGACGGTCCTTACGGCGTCGGCGTTGCCGCCGCGGACGAAGCCTATGCCAAGCAGGCCGGCATCCAGGTGGTGCTGCGCGAGGGCTACTCGGCCTCGGCGCCCGATCTCTCGGTGCTCGTCACCAAGATCAAGCGCGCCAAGGCCGACGTGATCTCGCATGCCGGCTACAATCCCGACATCACCCTGTTCCTGCGTCAGGCCCGCGAGAGCGGATTGCGCTTCAAGATGCTGTTCGGCGCCGGCGCCGGCTACAGCCAGCTCGACAAGCTGCGCGCGACCTTCGGCGCCGACATCGATAATTTCTGCAACATCGATCCGGTGCCGGCGCAGTTGCTCGATCCGGCCAAGCTCGCGCCCGGCATGGGCGACCTGACCAACGCGATGGTCACGCGCTACAAGGCCAAGACCGGCGCCACCGACGTGCCGCCGCACTGCTCGATGGGGTTCAACCAGACCTGGGTGCTGCTCAACAACGTGCTGCCAGTCGCCAAGGAGAAATACGGCAGCTTCGAGCCGGAGGCGATCCGCAAGGCCGCGCTCGACGTCGACATCCCCGCCGGCGGCACCATCCAGGGCTATGGCGTCAAATTCTTCCCGCCGGGCACGCCGCTCTCAGGGCAGAACGAGCGCTCGACGCCGGTGGTGATGCAGAATGCCGGCGAGCACATCTCCGTGGTGTGGCC